Genomic DNA from Brassica rapa cultivar Chiifu-401-42 chromosome A04, CAAS_Brap_v3.01, whole genome shotgun sequence:
ATTATACGACTTTGAAACATTCTTTGGTTTAAAAAGAAACATTTGTTATTTAACTTGGGTTCCTTCTTACGAGTGGTCGGTTGGTAACCTTGGTAGTGCAGATATTTACATTCTGTTCAAGTTTCATTTCTATCAGGAACTTCAGCATAACATTATTGgggaacaaaaattaaaatgtctATAGTGGAACGAATGAGCGGCTCTAAATGCGTTGTACTAGCTGCGAGAAAAGTGCGTATAATAGAGTGATTGAGCGTTTCGACAAGTATGGTTCAGATATTAAGCATGACTTGCGACAaccaaaaaagagagaaaaatgatTTAACATTGCGTTTCCAGATATTAGATACCTAATCACGAACTGTTACAATCCAAAATAGCACAAACCAGAACCAGACAGCAGAACCAAACATCATCATAACACAGAGAAACATAAACCCGACCCAGAAACGAAACGGTCTCAAACCTAATCTAATTAccaaccaccaccaccgcctcctCCGTAACCTCCACCATCACCACCTCCGTAACCCCCACCCTCACGTCTACCACCTCCACCGTATCCTCCGCCACCACCTCCTCTCGAGTAGCCACCTCCACCGCCACCACTGTATCCACCCTCGCGTCTTCCACCTCCgtaaccaccaccacctccgTATCCTCCACCTCCACCGCGGTATCCACCGCCGCCACCACGGCCACCTCCACCGCCGCCGCTTCCACGGGACTGAGCCTCGTTCACAGTGATGCTGCGACCATCGAGATCCTGTCCGTTCATCCCTTCGATGGCATCCTTCATGGATTGCTCATCCTTGAAAGTGACGAACCCAAACCCCCTTGATCTTCCAGTCTCACGATCGTTAATGATCTGTTCACCAAAATCATAACCAAATCAGCAATCAAACCCAACACATAAGAACAAAAgcaatcacaaaaaaaaaaaaaattcaaaaatcaatataaaaCCGAACGATCTCCAGGCTCATAGTAGCGGGAAGATGAACGTACCGATTAAGAGGAAAAGCAAGTAACAGTAACAAAGAACATAGTAACAGTAATTTCGAATCAAGTAACAGAGAAACACAGATCG
This window encodes:
- the LOC103864290 gene encoding glycine-rich RNA-binding protein GRP2A isoform X2 → MASPDVEYRCFVGGLAWATDERSLETAFSKFGELVDSKIINDRETGRSRGFGFVTFKDEQSMKDAIEGMNGQDLDGRSITVNEAQSRGSGGGGGGRGGGGGYRGGGGGYGGGGGYGGGRREGGYSGGGGGYGGGGRREGGGYGGGDGGGYGGGGGGGW
- the LOC103864290 gene encoding glycine-rich RNA-binding protein GRP2A isoform X1; protein product: MASPDVEYRCFVGGLAWATDERSLETAFSKFGELVDSKIINDRETGRSRGFGFVTFKDEQSMKDAIEGMNGQDLDGRSITVNEAQSRGSGGGGGGRGGGGGYRGGGGGYGGGGGYGGGRREGGYSGGGGGGYSRGGGGGGYGGGGRREGGGYGGGDGGGYGGGGGGGW